The Macaca nemestrina isolate mMacNem1 chromosome 1, mMacNem.hap1, whole genome shotgun sequence genome contains the following window.
CAGCCACCTATGAGTGCCGGGTGAAGAAGACCACCATGGCCACCCGGAAGGTCATTGTTACTGTCCAAGGTATGGCCAGACTCCTCTGAGCTCCTCTTTCCCTGGCTTCAGAGCCAAGGGCAGCTTGGCCACCttgagcctggctctgtctcttGGCTGGGCCCTGGCTTACCATTGTCTGCCTCCTTGCAGCACGACCTGCAGTGCCCATGTGCTGGACTGAGGGCCACATGACACATGGCAACGATGTGGTACTGAAGTGCTATGCCAATGGGGGCTCCCAGCCCCTCTCCTACAAGTGGGCCAAGATCAGTGGGCACCATTACCCCTATCGAGCTGGGTCTTACACCTCCCAGCACAGCTACCACTCTGAGTTGTCCTACCAGGAGTCCTTCCACAGTTCCATAAACCAAGGTGAGAGGGCACTGGGCGAGGGTAGTGTGGGGATGAATGGAAGATCGGGGACTCTGGGATCTGTTGGGGTTTCCTTGGGTTATCAGTGCCATCAAATCCCCTGTGGGCGACCCTCCCTCTGGGCCTACCCCAGcagctgctattttttttttttttttttgggacggagtttcgctcttgttgcccaaactggagtgcaatggtgtgatcttggctcactccgacctctgcctcccaggttcaagtgattcttctgcctcagcctcccgagtagctgggattatgggtacgtgccaccataaccagctaatttttttttatttttagtagaaatggggtttcaccattttagccaggctggtctcaaactcctgacctcaggtgatccgcccacctcagcctcccaaagtgctaggattacaggtgtgagccaccatgcctggcccagcagCTGCTATTGAGAGGAGATGATAAGGCAAATGTGGAGAGTCAGTCAAAAGTACTATGGTGAATTTGGAGGGAGCATGGTCTCAGACAGAGCTGGGCTTGAATCCTGGCTGGGACACTGACTGGCTCCAAGTCTAAGGCAAGTGGCTTACCCTCCCTGTgccttaatttcttcatatatGGAAAGGGAATACTAATATATACCTTTCATGGTCATGAAAGCATTAAATGGGGGAGGTGTGTAAAGCTCCCAGTACATAGAGAAGCTGACAATATTCAGTCAAACAAAGAATAATAGAGCTAGGAGGAACCTTAGAGTTCCTCTTCCCCTGGCTTCCCCTGTCCTCACTGTACAAAGgagaccaaggctcagagagaggaTATATTTCCCTAAGGTCAGAGTGAATTAATGGTGTCTCTGTCTTGCTGCTGGGAGAGAGGTCCTTTCTTGCATCTCTTTCACAGCAGGGGAAAGGTGACTCACCTGGAgagtggagtgtgtgtgtgtgtgtgtgtgtgtgtgggcgtaCACACATGCATAAGTCTTCCCTTCTTCCGGAGTGGGtgtcccatcccccaccccacaggGACTGAGGTTGGGGTGTGAGCTCTGAGACCAGGTATTTCTGCACTTCACTTTCAGGCCTGAACAACGGGGACCTGGTGTTGAAGGATATCTCCAGAGCAGACGATGGGCTATATCAGTGCACAGTGGCCAACAACGTGGGCTACAGTGTTTGTGTGGTGGAGGTAAAGGTCTCAGGTAGGTGCAGCAGTCTAGAGGGCTGGGTGGTTGGGAGGGTTGAACTGGAGGAGGCTGGGCTCTAGTTTGGAGCCTTAGCTGCTTCTGCCTTTCCACTGCCATCCATTTGCCAGTGGGGGCTCCCAGCCCCTCTCCTATAAGTGGGCCAAGGTCAGTGGGTACAATTACCCCTACCGAGTTGGGTCTTACCTCTCCCAGCACAGCTTTCACTCTGTGCTCTAGAGCCCAGAGCGGCTGGAAGCCCTGGGAGAAGCATTCTGACACAAGGGGTTAACTTGCATCTCCCCATATCTTCCCCACTGGGTGTCCCAGGGCTAAGAgtccccctgggtccctctccctctttcccactAACCCCTGCCCTGGCATCTCCTGGTGCTGGTCCCTCAGGCTCCTGCCAGGCTGTGAAAAAGCCTGACCTGCCTCCACTTCTCTCCACAGACTCCCGGCGTATAGGCATGATCATCGGCGCCATCCTGGGCTCTCTGCTCGCGCTGGGCTGCCTGGCCGTAGGCATTTGGGGGCTCGTCTGCTGCTGCTGCGGGGGCTCCGGGGCTGGCGGCGCCCGCGGTGCCTTCGGCTACGGCAACGGCGGCGGGGTCGGCGGAGGGGCCTGCGGCGACTTGGCTAGTGAGATCAGGTAAAACCTGATGCATGCTGCATGCTGCTGTGCGGCAGGGAACCGGCGCCCTGCCCACCTCACTCCTGCCTGCCACCGGCCGGCTGggccccccaccccaaccctgccCGCCATCGCCACGGAGTGCTGGGACTGCGGCATGTCGACCTGCCACCCAACGCATGgcttttccctccctttcccaccCTAGTCTTCACCTCTGCTCCCTGCCTTCCATTTCCCTCCTATCTACGCACCTGTCTGTCTTgtctagactgtaagctcctggagggcagggcctATGTTTTTTCACGTTTCCCCTGTACTGCGCCGGTGAGAACTCTGACATGATTATTTAAGATGAACTAATAATAAGAATAGTGCTAATAACTTATATTAgaagcaaactagaaataaaaatagaacaagtCTAGTAGTGCTAATGATTGCAATGCCTCGGGGATGGAGGGAAAGACGGAGAAGACTGAGGGGCAGgatgtgagaaagagagagattgctCGTACAAGGTCAGGGTTAGCTAAGGAAAGACGAAGAGGAAAAGCAGCTCCTTCTGGATCTCTATTTGAAGCGGTCGGCCGGCGAAACATCAGAAAGGGATTGGAGGGGCCTGGAGGGGGCTGCCTGCGGGGCTGTCCAGATACGCGTGGACAAGCCCTGTCTGGAGGATGGGGATGCTGGCCCCCGGACCGCTGCAGGGTCGCCGACCCAGGAAGGGGCACAAAGGAGAGTAGGTCCAGGCcgagggagagaggagggcaggTGGAGAGAGGCGAGGGCAGGTGGAGGGAGGCGCGGGAGACGAGAGGTTGCCAAGAGCCCTCGGCTCTGCCCAGGCCGTGCCCACGCCGCGCCGCGGAGCAGCCAGCTCACTCGCCCGCCTGTTGTTTTCCACAGAGAGGACGCCGTGGCGCCCGGGTGCAAGGCCAGCGGGCGCGGCAGCCGCGTCACCCACCTCCTGGGGTACCCGACGCAGAACGTCAGCCGCTCCCTGCGCCGCAAGTACGCGCCTCCGCCCTGCGGTGGCCCCGAGAACGTGGCCTTGGCGCCCTGCACCGCCGCCGCAGCCTGCGAAGCGGGCCCCTCCCCGGTCTACGTCAAAGTCAAGAGCGCGGAGCCGGCCGACTGCGCCGAGGGGCCGGTGCAGTGCAAGAACGGCCTCCTGGTGTGAGCGCGCGCGCCGGGCCGGGCTGCGCCCCGGCCGGGAGGAGGGCGCGGGGCTCTCTGTCCGCAGCTGGGGACACGTCAGGGCTGGGGCCGACCTCGCTCGCCCCAGGCTGCCAGGCGGCTGAGGGTGAAGGTATTTCCATAAGGAAATGCGTAGGGAGGCAGAGCTTCCTCCCCAAAAGTGGGAGGGGGCGGGCGAGGGCGGAGGAAGGCGATCCCGAGCCTTCTCCTCACCCCCGGGACCGAAGGTtcgggggagagggagggaggaggctgagTGTCCTAGAGCGGCTGAGGCCGGAGGCCCGGAGTCCCCAGCCTAAGCAGAGGGCCCCGGGGGCCGGGTGGGTGGGGGTCTGTCTGGACAAATTGTTGTGTGTGTGAGGTCTGAACTCTGAGGCAGCAGTCTTAGCACAATAAAGAAACATTGAGACGGGAGTCCGAAGTGGCTGTCCGCGTTCCACGGAGGTTGGGCATGGGGTGGCTAGCCCTGCCCAGGGCCCGGGAGGGTTGCTTCTGTCGCTCCACCTCGACCCcgcccctctcctccctcctgcttAGATACCTGGCAGTCAGAGCTGGAAGGGGCCATCCAATGCTACTCCTTTCAACAACATACAAAGTGCAGGTAAAcggaaaacaaagacaaaaagaattagcTCAGAATCTCTATGACCGTAAAATAAACTATTTGAGGAACTGGCAAGGTGCAATACACTTGCCATTTCTAAATATTCAAAGTTTTACACGTCAAGATTTTCTGTTGAGAATAATGTGCTCTGAAGGTCTAGGGAGTCTTTGTATGTTGTTGAAAGCTAAAAGGAAACTAGTCCTTGGATCACAGAAGGCACAGGCACCCGGTGAAACAGAAACAAGGACATGTGAAAATAAGACTACCACCTGTTATATTAAAAAACTAAGTGCCACAGTTGTAGGGTGCTGGGTGAAGTGCAGGAAGGAGGGGGAATAATATTTATATAGCGAATATTATGGAACTCGGATAGTATGGTAAGTCCCTTCACCTAGATGCTGCTGGTgttttagaacaatttttttttgtgtttttttttttttttcacttgtctACAGTTGGTCAACTTGTGCAGAGCCCATCCACAGGAGATGTTTGAGAAATACCAAGTGAATAAATGTGGCAGCATTACTTTATGCTagcaaaaaaaagtttttagatATTTTACAGTTACTACCTTATAATAGAATATTCTGTGGTTAGAATCTAGGCCTTTCTGAGATCCAGCTCCACACTCTTACACCCTGAAGTGGTCAGCCACTCCTAAATAGGGATTAATTGAGCTATTCAGTATTTACCAGCACTTGTTTTGTTAAACACCTTGTCGTGATATTTACAATGTATTTTGGGGGATGTTTTAGTCATTTTTGGTCCAAAAGTGGAAATCAATAAGCACTGTTTTTGTTAATAGGCATGAGACGTCCTCTCTTGTTTAGTGAGGTGGGGAGTGCTTAATCGAAGAGTAATGTTTGAGATAAAGTTCCAAGGATATATTTGCTAAGCAAACAGTAAATAAAGTGGGCAATGTTAGAGATGTTCCTTTGTTGATAAAGGTACCAGGTGGTCACACAGCAAGGAGGGGGATGCAGACAAGTAGACAAGCTCTACTAATCCTTCTTTGTTCGACATCATCTCTGTTGGGCATTGGAATCTACTTTCCTAATGCAATTCCCACTTGCCTATGACTTAAGAATTTTTAATATGGAATAGAAATGATTAATAGGAGAAGCTTGGCTGGATTAATTTCCTGTGCTGAGCAAGA
Protein-coding sequences here:
- the LOC105498150 gene encoding V-set and immunoglobulin domain-containing protein 8; translation: MQVNSDPAHHRENVFLSYQDKRINHGNLPHLQQRVRFAASDPSQYDASINLMNLQVSDTATYECRVKKTTMATRKVIVTVQARPAVPMCWTEGHMTHGNDVVLKCYANGGSQPLSYKWAKISGHHYPYRAGSYTSQHSYHSELSYQESFHSSINQGLNNGDLVLKDISRADDGLYQCTVANNVGYSVCVVEVKVSDSRRIGMIIGAILGSLLALGCLAVGIWGLVCCCCGGSGAGGARGAFGYGNGGGVGGGACGDLASEIREDAVAPGCKASGRGSRVTHLLGYPTQNVSRSLRRKYAPPPCGGPENVALAPCTAAAACEAGPSPVYVKVKSAEPADCAEGPVQCKNGLLVFREEDSS